Proteins from one Mycobacterium adipatum genomic window:
- a CDS encoding TetR/AcrR family transcriptional regulator — protein MATKARSRPQQQRAREMRRRLLDAALQLITKRGIQALTTQAIADTAHVSIGTVYRYFPDRAGILAELVDEATRDISFELVRGVSAAMDRDVPDAAHIVVDTLTTAYEKHAPILHAALNSSSFDIPAYLNHTAMDEIERSLLPLGNAIPSRSRPDLDAKQLQDLVFVTMGVTSSACLRIALQRPPGSDRDAMVALTARMLAAALTPPP, from the coding sequence ATGGCCACCAAAGCTCGATCCCGGCCCCAGCAGCAAAGGGCCCGCGAGATGCGCCGCCGACTGCTCGACGCCGCCCTGCAGTTGATCACCAAACGCGGCATCCAGGCGCTCACGACCCAGGCCATCGCGGACACCGCGCACGTCAGCATCGGCACTGTGTACCGGTATTTTCCGGACCGCGCCGGCATCCTCGCCGAGCTCGTCGACGAGGCCACCCGCGACATCTCCTTCGAACTCGTGCGCGGGGTCAGCGCCGCCATGGACCGCGACGTCCCCGATGCCGCCCACATCGTGGTCGACACCCTCACCACCGCCTACGAGAAGCACGCACCGATCCTGCACGCGGCGCTGAACTCCTCATCTTTCGACATCCCCGCCTACCTCAATCACACCGCGATGGACGAGATCGAACGCAGCCTGCTGCCACTCGGAAATGCCATCCCGAGCCGTTCCCGACCTGACCTCGACGCCAAGCAGCTGCAGGATCTGGTGTTCGTCACGATGGGCGTGACCTCGAGTGCCTGCCTCCGCATCGCGCTGCAACGCCCACCCGGCTCGGACCGCGACGCCATGGTCGCGCTGACCGCCAGGATGCTCGCGGCTGCGCTCACGCCGCCCCCCTGA
- a CDS encoding type II toxin-antitoxin system VapB family antitoxin, with product MGLNIKNERTVELVRELARRTGLSQTSAVEEAVRAKLAEFEVGQGGPARRARIDSLLAELDQSLTDAQKQEIRGAQDRLYDDHGLPL from the coding sequence ATGGGTCTGAATATCAAGAACGAGCGGACGGTGGAGCTGGTGCGGGAACTCGCGCGGCGTACGGGGCTCAGTCAGACGAGCGCCGTCGAAGAGGCTGTTCGCGCAAAGCTGGCCGAATTCGAGGTCGGCCAAGGCGGCCCGGCGCGCCGGGCGCGAATCGACAGTCTTCTGGCAGAGCTGGACCAATCGTTGACCGACGCTCAGAAGCAGGAGATCCGCGGCGCCCAGGATCGGCTGTACGACGACCACGGGCTGCCATTGTGA
- a CDS encoding ERCC4 domain-containing protein has translation MSELLIARNPVEDSRLRYLLRIPHAGGDLVFRTSDTWPRVKALYCHPVSLAEWPDDAEIVERHPLRSCERRGASIDVILQRARENRSQLVFTSARGRDVVFWQSPRTRKQARPNVRTPTARAQGIEQLAILVDSHERYAYRFAGQQVSTETCALPCGDYGLNVDGQLVASVERKSLADLVSSLINGRLRFQVADLAALPRAAVVVEDRYSQVFKLDWIRPAVVADGLAELQVRWPSVPIVFCETRPLAEEWTYRFLAAAHTWAVTESAALERISAARVDIATPAAATDGPTTADVRAWARSAGLPVPDRGKLRPEVWQAWRDAHPDAGPDDGR, from the coding sequence ATGTCCGAGTTGCTGATCGCGCGGAATCCGGTCGAGGACTCCCGGCTGCGTTATCTGCTGCGCATCCCTCACGCGGGGGGCGACCTGGTGTTCCGGACGTCTGACACCTGGCCGCGAGTCAAGGCGCTGTATTGCCATCCGGTCAGCCTCGCCGAGTGGCCGGACGACGCGGAGATCGTCGAGCGGCATCCGCTGCGGTCCTGCGAGCGTCGCGGTGCGTCGATCGATGTGATTCTGCAGCGCGCCCGCGAGAACCGCTCCCAACTGGTGTTCACCTCGGCCCGTGGCCGCGACGTCGTGTTCTGGCAGTCGCCCCGTACCCGCAAGCAGGCCCGTCCCAACGTGCGCACGCCGACCGCCCGCGCCCAGGGCATCGAGCAGTTGGCGATCCTCGTCGACAGCCACGAGCGCTATGCCTACCGGTTCGCGGGCCAGCAGGTGTCCACCGAGACCTGTGCGTTGCCGTGCGGCGACTACGGATTGAACGTCGACGGGCAGCTGGTGGCCAGTGTCGAGCGCAAATCGCTGGCCGATCTGGTGAGCAGCCTGATCAACGGTCGGCTGCGCTTTCAGGTCGCCGATCTGGCCGCGTTGCCGCGGGCGGCGGTCGTCGTCGAGGACCGCTATTCGCAGGTGTTCAAACTGGATTGGATTCGACCGGCAGTGGTGGCCGACGGGCTGGCCGAACTTCAGGTCCGCTGGCCGAGTGTGCCGATCGTGTTCTGCGAGACCCGCCCGCTGGCCGAAGAGTGGACCTACCGGTTCCTGGCCGCCGCGCACACCTGGGCGGTCACGGAAAGCGCTGCACTAGAGCGCATCTCGGCGGCGCGGGTCGACATCGCCACTCCGGCTGCAGCAACCGACGGTCCGACGACCGCCGACGTGCGCGCCTGGGCGCGGTCGGCGGGGCTGCCGGTGCCCGACCGCGGGAAATTGCGGCCCGAGGTGTGGCAGGCATGGCGTGATGCGCATCCGGACGCGGGGCCGGACGACGGTCGCTGA
- a CDS encoding type VII secretion target, translating into MPEQAEPLKVDPTELVLAAGQLDGQAGGFRTAHQSAHARASHAALGAGSSAAALPGMLASWESDGIRYDRQFTSLSEKHRAAAAKYAATDDRESEDIDNAGSAL; encoded by the coding sequence GTGCCCGAGCAAGCCGAGCCGCTGAAGGTTGATCCGACTGAGTTGGTGCTCGCCGCCGGTCAGCTCGACGGCCAGGCCGGCGGCTTCAGGACGGCACATCAGTCCGCACATGCACGGGCGAGCCACGCGGCACTGGGCGCCGGCTCGTCCGCTGCCGCTCTGCCTGGAATGCTGGCTTCCTGGGAAAGCGACGGCATCCGCTACGACCGACAATTCACCTCACTCTCCGAAAAGCATCGTGCCGCTGCCGCGAAGTACGCGGCGACGGACGACCGGGAGTCTGAAGACATCGACAACGCAGGCTCCGCGCTCTGA
- a CDS encoding TNT domain-containing protein (This protein contains a domain related to Tuberculosis Necrotizing Toxin, which is the C-terminal effector domain of outer membrane channel protein CpnT, and which has a lethal NAD+-glycohydrolase activity.), with the protein MTLRELREWVPEIADLAGSTRDAAANHTSSADFYRSLASASTWEGDGGSAARAAMVASATDHSDTVDNLTTAATGMDIAHQQAEAIATTITGILNDAAASPAVLVDETTNQVIPPDVSYLDDETAAQVAAKVADLQARIADVLADGEQVDADLASAIGTATGVPAPAQPATSLQDLLLPKAGSPAQPSARSQSDSAPNDLGEALAQVAGQPSDQPITPPAPPPLDPVKVEQFKALARQEMQRAGVPADQIEARLDAMVAAAQRPLPRYVPPKPEAMPPPGFGEGFADRWFETEQGIKELMGQGGPGAPGVLESWRELAVSTHDQLTNPFGAAVDEIQHALNSPSAAYYLGEKAADGAVATPGLIFGGEGALIARAGALDGPGIPDDLIDGPAPTSSFDTPTPLHGDSSPFIGDSHSPDAPTPSPSVPHPLPADSPIFDGYEPTPPGPQFTNPDGGLFYPDDSLPDKPYAIQGTVIDNAQLPAGTAIDRFGYPGGAYLSPDGVPFAERALPPDSATKPYFQYVVADPSKLPPGWRIEESQVAPWFHQPGGGTQYRIIAPGSERPSTQALVDSGFLREVG; encoded by the coding sequence ATGACACTCAGGGAGCTCAGAGAATGGGTTCCCGAAATAGCCGACCTGGCGGGATCTACGCGCGACGCGGCGGCCAACCACACCTCCTCAGCGGACTTCTACCGGTCATTGGCCAGCGCGTCTACCTGGGAAGGTGACGGCGGCAGCGCGGCCCGAGCAGCCATGGTGGCCAGCGCAACCGACCACAGCGACACAGTTGACAATCTCACCACCGCCGCAACGGGCATGGACATCGCACACCAGCAAGCTGAGGCAATCGCCACAACGATCACCGGCATCTTGAACGACGCGGCGGCATCACCTGCCGTGCTTGTCGACGAGACCACCAACCAGGTGATCCCGCCCGACGTCTCCTACCTCGACGACGAGACCGCTGCCCAGGTCGCCGCAAAGGTTGCGGACCTACAGGCTCGTATCGCCGACGTACTCGCCGACGGCGAACAGGTCGACGCTGACCTTGCAAGCGCTATCGGCACAGCCACCGGCGTCCCGGCGCCAGCACAGCCTGCCACGTCGCTACAGGACTTACTACTCCCGAAGGCCGGAAGTCCCGCGCAACCATCTGCGCGCAGCCAATCAGACTCTGCACCAAATGATCTTGGCGAAGCGCTCGCCCAAGTAGCCGGACAACCCAGCGACCAACCCATCACGCCTCCCGCGCCGCCTCCGTTGGATCCCGTGAAAGTGGAGCAGTTCAAGGCGCTCGCGAGGCAGGAAATGCAACGTGCTGGAGTGCCGGCCGATCAGATCGAGGCACGACTCGATGCGATGGTTGCAGCAGCACAGCGACCGCTTCCGCGCTACGTCCCGCCCAAGCCTGAAGCGATGCCACCTCCGGGGTTCGGTGAGGGCTTCGCCGACCGGTGGTTTGAGACCGAGCAGGGAATCAAGGAACTCATGGGGCAAGGCGGCCCCGGTGCTCCCGGAGTGCTGGAGTCATGGCGCGAGCTCGCCGTAAGTACGCACGACCAACTCACCAACCCGTTCGGCGCGGCCGTGGACGAGATCCAACATGCACTGAACTCTCCCAGTGCTGCCTACTATCTGGGCGAGAAGGCGGCCGACGGCGCCGTCGCCACGCCAGGTTTGATCTTCGGCGGTGAAGGCGCTCTTATCGCACGGGCGGGAGCGCTTGACGGACCAGGGATCCCCGACGATCTGATCGACGGGCCGGCTCCGACAAGTTCATTCGATACCCCGACTCCCCTTCATGGCGACTCTTCGCCGTTCATCGGTGATAGTCACAGCCCCGACGCGCCAACGCCGAGCCCGTCGGTACCGCATCCATTACCCGCGGATTCGCCGATATTCGACGGCTATGAGCCGACGCCACCCGGTCCGCAGTTCACGAATCCCGACGGCGGGCTTTTCTACCCCGATGACTCCCTGCCCGACAAGCCCTATGCGATACAAGGCACTGTCATCGACAACGCCCAGTTACCTGCGGGCACCGCAATCGATCGCTTTGGCTATCCGGGCGGGGCGTATCTGTCACCGGATGGCGTGCCCTTTGCGGAGCGCGCTCTACCGCCTGACAGCGCCACCAAACCATACTTCCAGTACGTCGTCGCGGACCCATCTAAGCTCCCACCGGGATGGCGTATCGAGGAATCTCAGGTAGCGCCCTGGTTCCATCAGCCCGGAGGCGGCACGCAGTACCGCATCATCGCGCCAGGCAGCGAGAGGCCATCGACGCAAGCGTTGGTCGACTCGGGCTTCTTGAGAGAGGTCGGATAA
- a CDS encoding fatty acid desaturase family protein gives MAIADVPSYLHLSSADVEEIAYELDVIRQDIEDSLGAKDAAYIRRVIHVQRALDVAARLVIAGTRSKKGWLLGTAALAYAKSLENMELGHNISHGQWDWMNDPEIHSNTWEWDMVGYSAQWRHSHNYRHHVYNNVLGMDDDIGYRWLRVTTDQPWRRAHLLTPLRNLVLAATFEWGIAVHGIRAEQNNDATPGAVAEQKRKLRNKIARQMGKDYLFFPALSLRRWRRTLAANFTANIVRNLWVYVNIICGHIPGGAETFDPAVVEDETRGEWYLRQMLGTANFEVNRLGEISGGHLCYQIEHHLFPDLPSNRLPEVSVRVRQLCEKYDLPYNTGPLALQLFRTQRIVHELAVPDRFRG, from the coding sequence ATGGCGATCGCCGATGTTCCCAGCTACCTGCATCTCAGTAGCGCGGACGTCGAAGAGATCGCCTACGAACTCGACGTCATCCGCCAGGACATCGAGGACTCGCTCGGAGCCAAGGACGCCGCCTACATCCGGCGGGTGATCCACGTCCAGCGCGCCCTCGACGTCGCGGCCCGGCTGGTGATCGCCGGCACCCGGTCCAAGAAGGGCTGGCTGCTGGGCACCGCGGCGCTGGCCTATGCGAAGTCGCTCGAGAACATGGAACTCGGCCACAACATCTCCCACGGCCAATGGGACTGGATGAACGACCCGGAGATCCACTCCAACACCTGGGAGTGGGACATGGTCGGATACTCCGCGCAGTGGCGCCACTCGCACAACTATCGGCATCACGTCTACAACAACGTGCTCGGCATGGACGACGATATCGGCTACCGGTGGCTGCGGGTCACCACCGATCAGCCGTGGCGCCGCGCCCACCTGCTCACCCCGCTGCGAAACCTGGTGCTGGCCGCCACCTTCGAGTGGGGTATCGCCGTGCACGGCATCCGCGCCGAGCAGAACAACGACGCCACTCCCGGGGCGGTCGCCGAGCAGAAGCGCAAGCTGCGCAACAAGATCGCCCGTCAGATGGGCAAGGACTACCTGTTCTTCCCGGCCCTGAGCCTGCGTCGGTGGCGGCGCACCCTGGCGGCCAACTTCACCGCCAACATCGTCCGCAACCTGTGGGTGTACGTGAACATCATCTGCGGGCACATCCCCGGCGGCGCCGAGACTTTCGACCCCGCCGTGGTCGAGGACGAGACCCGCGGCGAGTGGTACCTGCGTCAGATGCTCGGCACCGCCAACTTCGAGGTGAACCGGCTCGGCGAGATCTCCGGTGGGCACCTGTGCTACCAGATCGAGCACCACCTGTTCCCGGACCTGCCGAGCAACCGACTGCCCGAGGTCAGCGTCCGGGTGCGGCAACTGTGCGAGAAGTACGATCTGCCCTACAACACCGGACCGCTTGCGCTGCAGTTGTTCCGGACGCAGCGCATCGTGCACGAACTGGCGGTGCCGGACCGCTTCCGCGGTTAA
- a CDS encoding metallophosphoesterase, whose amino-acid sequence MSGYDVIGDIHGCADDLEALLAQMGYTVDDGVYRHPERTAVFVGDLIDRGPDQLRVLQIVKAMADAGSARMVLGNHEFNALAYATEWPAGSGKYLRPHDDPDHPWSAKNEKQHAEFLRQVTGEARAEYLAWFRTQPLWLDLGGIRVVHACWHAESMAVLGDDRIGTDEQLVRMSTKGDPMYVAVETLLKGPEISLVDHGQPPYLDKDGHSREQARLRWWNGAATTLADLAEISSTFTTEDKKPYPALPAVEVERSHVYGDPVPVFYGHYWRQGSPRHLHDWTEYSACVDFSAVKGGSLTAYRWSGEQRIAVENYVQVGARSAH is encoded by the coding sequence ATGTCCGGTTATGACGTGATCGGCGATATCCACGGCTGCGCCGACGATCTCGAGGCGCTGCTGGCGCAGATGGGCTACACGGTGGATGACGGGGTCTACCGGCACCCGGAACGGACGGCGGTGTTCGTCGGCGACCTGATCGACCGCGGGCCCGATCAGCTGCGGGTGCTGCAGATCGTCAAGGCGATGGCCGACGCCGGCAGCGCGCGAATGGTGTTGGGCAACCACGAATTCAACGCGCTGGCGTACGCCACCGAGTGGCCGGCCGGGTCGGGGAAGTATCTGCGCCCGCACGACGATCCCGACCATCCGTGGTCGGCGAAGAACGAGAAACAGCACGCCGAGTTCCTGCGCCAGGTGACCGGGGAAGCGCGGGCCGAGTACCTGGCCTGGTTCCGGACCCAGCCGCTGTGGCTGGACCTCGGCGGTATCCGGGTGGTGCACGCCTGCTGGCATGCCGAGTCGATGGCGGTATTGGGGGATGACCGGATCGGCACAGACGAGCAATTGGTCAGGATGTCGACGAAGGGTGACCCAATGTATGTGGCGGTGGAGACGCTGCTCAAAGGCCCGGAGATCAGCCTGGTCGACCACGGCCAGCCACCGTATCTGGACAAGGACGGGCATTCGCGTGAGCAGGCCCGGCTGCGGTGGTGGAACGGGGCGGCGACGACGCTGGCCGACCTCGCCGAGATCAGCAGCACCTTCACCACCGAAGACAAGAAGCCGTACCCGGCGCTGCCGGCTGTCGAGGTGGAGCGGTCGCACGTGTACGGCGATCCGGTGCCGGTGTTCTACGGGCACTACTGGCGACAGGGTTCGCCGCGACACCTGCACGACTGGACCGAGTACTCCGCGTGTGTGGACTTCAGCGCGGTCAAGGGCGGGTCATTGACGGCATACCGGTGGTCGGGGGAGCAGCGGATCGCAGTGGAGAATTACGTGCAGGTGGGCGCTCGGTCCGCGCATTAG
- a CDS encoding type II toxin-antitoxin system VapC family toxin, translated as MIVDTSAIVAIVLNEPERDRLVEAILDATDPQVSAASRVEIAAVLVRRLTPEDYRRVERLIERLGIRTVPFDGKQATSAARAYRDFGRGSGHRAGLNLGDCYTYGLADVTGESVLYVGDDFGFTDVTSAIQLP; from the coding sequence GTGATCGTCGATACCAGTGCAATCGTCGCGATCGTGCTCAACGAGCCTGAGCGTGACAGGCTCGTCGAGGCAATATTGGATGCGACCGACCCACAAGTGTCTGCGGCCTCGCGAGTCGAGATCGCCGCGGTGTTGGTACGACGACTGACTCCCGAGGACTACCGGAGGGTCGAGCGCCTGATCGAGCGACTGGGGATCAGAACGGTTCCCTTCGACGGGAAGCAGGCCACCAGTGCCGCACGCGCCTATCGAGATTTCGGGCGAGGTAGCGGTCATCGTGCCGGGCTCAATCTCGGCGACTGTTACACCTACGGATTGGCAGACGTGACCGGCGAGTCGGTGCTGTACGTCGGCGATGACTTCGGTTTCACCGACGTCACGTCAGCCATCCAACTGCCGTGA
- a CDS encoding oxygenase MpaB family protein, whose translation MSIASETAVPKADIAVQRYRPAGQDWVDGVYAADPLADAAVAAFAELPRGTGMAMFRTALAEGIDAVPDAPAALRDLFAEVDTEPAWLDRAALDRAAGHLVRHMASYGIVLGAASLAKGAMNQVAGMPLVVTNRYTSQAAVRSLEVGSWMETILTPGGLRRQGAGFATTLRVRLIHAFVRKSLWDSGSWDSEAWGAPIAQSFMAFTIVEFGNIALTAMRQLGVRYTAAELDDIFHFWRYVGFLNGVGPGLNPTCEADHVRIEELYALTGSNPDDGDRDFVRALTHDYLAVEIADLLPVGGHGLGVAVVNGLTRAFLGDEAAAKLGVPDTVLKHLPAVVSPVIGGVNRVLGAVPGVNDWRTWRAQAGIPQVMAQQRKRYGMAHDLVDAAPDHGGHPAGS comes from the coding sequence ATGAGTATTGCCAGTGAAACCGCTGTTCCGAAGGCCGATATTGCCGTGCAGCGGTACAGGCCGGCCGGCCAGGACTGGGTGGACGGCGTGTATGCCGCCGACCCGCTGGCCGATGCGGCGGTGGCGGCGTTCGCTGAGCTGCCCAGGGGTACGGGCATGGCGATGTTCCGGACGGCGCTGGCCGAGGGGATCGACGCGGTACCCGACGCGCCGGCGGCGTTGCGGGACCTCTTCGCCGAGGTCGATACCGAGCCCGCGTGGCTGGACCGTGCGGCGTTGGACAGGGCTGCCGGACACCTGGTGCGGCACATGGCGTCCTACGGGATCGTGCTCGGCGCAGCGTCGTTGGCCAAGGGTGCGATGAACCAGGTCGCCGGCATGCCGCTGGTGGTCACCAACCGCTACACCAGCCAAGCCGCGGTGCGTTCACTGGAGGTCGGGTCATGGATGGAGACGATCCTGACGCCCGGTGGGTTGCGACGTCAGGGTGCTGGCTTCGCGACGACGTTGCGGGTGCGGTTGATCCATGCGTTTGTGCGGAAATCGCTGTGGGACAGTGGTTCGTGGGACTCGGAAGCCTGGGGTGCGCCGATCGCGCAGAGCTTCATGGCGTTCACCATCGTCGAGTTCGGGAACATTGCGTTGACGGCGATGCGTCAGCTCGGCGTGCGGTACACCGCTGCCGAGCTGGACGACATCTTCCACTTCTGGCGCTACGTAGGATTTCTCAATGGTGTTGGCCCTGGGCTCAATCCGACGTGCGAGGCCGACCATGTGCGCATTGAGGAGTTGTACGCACTGACCGGGAGCAACCCGGATGACGGCGATCGGGACTTCGTGCGTGCGCTGACTCACGACTACCTGGCGGTCGAGATCGCCGACCTGCTGCCGGTGGGTGGGCACGGGTTGGGTGTGGCGGTGGTCAACGGGCTGACGCGCGCATTCCTCGGTGATGAGGCCGCGGCGAAGCTGGGGGTGCCGGACACGGTGTTGAAGCATCTGCCCGCCGTGGTCAGCCCGGTGATCGGGGGAGTGAACCGGGTGCTCGGCGCGGTGCCCGGCGTCAACGATTGGCGCACCTGGCGGGCGCAGGCCGGCATTCCGCAGGTGATGGCGCAGCAGCGCAAGCGCTACGGCATGGCGCACGACCTGGTGGATGCGGCGCCCGATCATGGTGGGCACCCGGCGGGATCCTGA